GACGTAGTTGTTGCTTCTCCGGATGCAATGCGCGTAGTTGGTCAACTAGGTCAAATCCTAGGTCCACGTGGTCTTATGCCTAACCCTAAGACTGGCACTGTAACACCTAACGTTGCAGAAGCAGTTAAAAACGCGAAAGCGGGTCAGGTTCGCTACCGTAACGACAAAAACGGCATCATCCACACCACTATCGGTAAGGTTGATTTCGACGCGAACCAGCTTCAGGAAAACCTGGAAGCACTTATCGTTGCGCTTAAGAAGGCTAAGCCTTCACAAGCTAAAGGTACTTACGTGAAGAAAGTAAGCATCTCAACGACTATGGGCGCGGGTGTTGCTGTAGACCAAGCTACTCTAAACACGCAAGTGGCTTAATTTAGAGATAAGCGTTTACATGGCGTAAAAATTAGACTATAATTTTGCGCCATTTCGTTGAGAGCTGTGCTCAAAACGAAGCAAAGAATTCGGGTTGAAGCGCATAATTTCGGCACTTTGCAGACTTTATAGTCTACAATGATCCGATAAATTGCGTTTCCGTCCAAGACCGTAGGTGTAACTAAGTTACTTAATTCCCTACGTAGACGGTGTGAATCCCAGCTAGATTTTCCTAATCTTCTGGTTCTCGCCGTAAAAAGCAGCTCTGAGTCGAAAGACAATGAGTAAAGTAGAACTGGGACACGTTCCCATCATAACCAGGAGTAACACCCATGGCTTTAAATCTTCAAGACAAAAAAGCAATTGTTGCTGAAGTCAACGAAGCTGCCAAAGGTGCTCTGTCTGCAGTTGTTGCAGATTCTCGTGGTGTAACAGTAGATGCGATCACTGCGCTTCGTAAAGAAGCTCGTGAAGCTGGCGTATGGATGAAAGTTGTCCGTAACACGCTTGCTAAACGCGCTGTTGAAGGTACTGAATATGAGTGCCTTAACGAATCGCTAGTAGGCCCAAGCCTAATCGCTTTCTCTTCAGAGCACCCAGGTGCTGCGGCTCGTATCTTCGCTGATTTCGCGAAGAAAAACGAGTTGTTCGAACTGAAAGCGGCTGCATTTGAAGGCAATGTTGTTGACGTAGACATGCTAGCTAAGCTGCCTACTTACGACGAAGCTGTTGCACGCTTAATGAGCGCTATGAAAGAAGCGTCAGCTGGTAAATTGTGTAAAACAATTGAAGCTGTACGTGTTCAGAAAGCTGAAGCAGCTGCTTAATAGCACGCTTCTTACTTTCACAAATAAATTTTTAGAACCCCATGGTTCGTGATTAATTAGGAAACTTAAAATGTCTGTAACTAAAGACCAAATCCTTGACGCTATTGCTGAAATGTCAGTAATGGAAGTTGTTGAACTAGTT
The Pseudoalteromonas viridis DNA segment above includes these coding regions:
- the rplA gene encoding 50S ribosomal protein L1; the protein is MAKLTKRMRTIREKVDVTKEYEINEAVALLKELATAKFVESVDVAVNLGIDARKSDQNVRGATVLPHGTGREVRVAVFTQGANADAAKEAGADLVGMEDLAEQVKKGEMNFDVVVASPDAMRVVGQLGQILGPRGLMPNPKTGTVTPNVAEAVKNAKAGQVRYRNDKNGIIHTTIGKVDFDANQLQENLEALIVALKKAKPSQAKGTYVKKVSISTTMGAGVAVDQATLNTQVA
- the rplJ gene encoding 50S ribosomal protein L10, with translation MALNLQDKKAIVAEVNEAAKGALSAVVADSRGVTVDAITALRKEAREAGVWMKVVRNTLAKRAVEGTEYECLNESLVGPSLIAFSSEHPGAAARIFADFAKKNELFELKAAAFEGNVVDVDMLAKLPTYDEAVARLMSAMKEASAGKLCKTIEAVRVQKAEAAA